In one window of Helianthus annuus cultivar XRQ/B chromosome 17, HanXRQr2.0-SUNRISE, whole genome shotgun sequence DNA:
- the LOC110922292 gene encoding protein LURP-one-related 4, protein MAKIHPGKPASSSSSCSTERETYTIWMKSLVLNSNGYTVYDSSGEVVFRMDNYDSKCRSEVYLMDLRGNIVCTILRKKLLTSGLWDCYNDKDSLTPWFSVRKTFSFFKNTSSLYNVLVGINEEQSSNHHKMEGSVHSLEFKIIDGGGQVAAVVERKRSSSGVELGEDVLCVTVEPHVDHIFIMALVAIHGLIRGKM, encoded by the exons ATGGCTAAAATACATCCTGGCAAACCagcttcttcatcttcttcctgtTCAACCGAAAGAGAAACATATACTATATGGATGAAATCACTTGTGTTAAACTCAAATGGGTATACGGTGTATGATTCCAGTGGAGAAGTCGTTTTCCGAATGGATAATTATGATAGCAAGTGTAGAAGTGAAGTTTATTTAATGGATCTTCGTGGAAACATAGTATGCACAATACTCCGAAAG AAACTACTGACATCCGGGCTCTGGGATTGTTATAACGATAAAGATTCTCTTACACCATGGTTTAGCGTTAGAAAAACTTTCAGCTTTTTCAAGAATACTAGTTCCCTTTATAATGTTTTAGTTGGAATCAACGAGGAACAAAGTTCGAATCATCATAAAATGGAAGGATCAGTGCACAGCTTAGAGTTCAAGATAATCGACGGTGGAGGACAAGTGGCAGCTGTG GTAGAAAGAAAACGATCATCTTCAGGAGTGGAGTTGGGTGAAGACGTATTGTGTGTGACGGTGGAGCCACATGTGGATCATATATTCATAATGGCTCTAGTAGCGATACATGGGTTAATTCGTGGCAAAATGTAG
- the LOC110922525 gene encoding myosin-11 produces MFKSSRWRSDKNRIKAVFKLQFHATQLPPNGGDAFTISVVPADVGKPTATLEKTKVKDGNCYWEKPHSQTVKFTRDHKTGKINEKIYRFVVATGSSIFGVVGEVSLDFSCYAEATKPSSVSLPLKNAKSTSVLLHVSVQRVQDQREVDARENVNDDSNNTRAQFSNGDIKESIQSDPSEDQRVLSDNISRNHGTSIGSDITLSGSDSSSGLDTPQEPESKNTKLTHETSTTTTIYEEQHQSKSSSQWDWLDGSVHDLSADDSSMTSPLREISEEGPPDVVIKKLKGELVILARQAEVTEMELQTLRKQIVKESKKGVDLSKEVASLKEERNELKQECEKMKAKVKVNGNVLNEGGDPWALVDELKQELNYEKDLNSNLRLQLQKTQESNTELILAVRDLDEMLESKSKLSTAPKLQEVNSKPETDDDEDQKALEGIVREHSGMKDAYLQEQKIINLYNELELYKRDKDELEMQMEQMALDFEILKQENDDMSYKLEQSQLQQQLKMQYECSASYTTVSELETQIENLNTELKLKSEELAASLVAIKELESHIKNLEEDLCNQAHRFEADMEDLIRTKVEQEQRAIRAEEDLRKVKLQNASTAGKLQEEFRKLSTEMASTFQESENAAMKAIDEANQLRVEKRQLDEMVKKVKEEFDFLSNQYENKLVDLSNQITLKSKHLEDMEKHIENLSHELKHQKTSYNAKIDNLEEEKNYLENKICLVKTELESSKEELRNVINDKDNEVKRLLSETERLKSRCNDMKQFLKENELEKENLEKQVSQLKGDLKKKDEAICSNLKDRIKILEGQIKLKETALECSEASFLEKEKDLKHIIEELERRLEVLDQNIENLQVATAQNSNSSTISDDDVIEPEIKKTEDEQMFEVSSNEMELLNKNKCMEIELKEMQERYSEISLKFAEVEGERQQLVMTLRSIRNKKKC; encoded by the exons ATGTTCAAGTCGAGTAGATGGAGGAGCGACAAGAATAGGATCAAAGCTGTTTTTAAATTGCAGTTTCATGCAACTCAG CTACCACCAAATGGAGGAGATGCTTTTACAATATCTGTGGTTCCTGCTGATGTTGGAAAGCCAACTGCAACATTAGAAAAAACAAAAGTTAAAGATGGAAACTGCTACTGGGAAAAACCACATTCTCAAACTGTCAAATTCACCCGCGATCACAAAACTGGAAAAATTAATGAGAAAATATATCGTTTTGTTGTCGCCACG GGTTCTTCGATTTTTGGTGTTGTTGGAGAAGTTTCTCTTGATTTTTCATGTTATGCTGAGGCTACAAAGCCCTCTTCTGTTTCTCTGCCTCTTAAAAATGCAAAATCCACAAGTGTATTACTACAT GTATCAGTTCAAAGGGTGCAAGATCAAAG GGAGGTTGATGCACGTGAAAATGTGAATGACGATAGTAACAATACGAGGGCACAATTCAGTAATGGTGATATAAAAGAAAGCATTCAAAGCGATCCTTCTGAA GATCAGAGGGTATTAAGTGATAACATTAGCAGAAATCATGGGACATCCATTGGGTCAGATATCACACTTTCAGGTTCTGATAGCAGCTCGGGACTTGACACCCCACAAGAACCTGAATCTAAGAACACTAAATTGACTCATgaaacctcaacaacaacaacaatctaTGAAGAACAACATCAGAGTAAATCATCATCACAATGGGATTGGTTAGATGGTTCTGTTCATGATTTAAGTGCAGATGATTCATCTATGACCAGTCCCTTAAGAGAAATATCTGAAGAAGGTCCTCCGGATGTTGTCATCAAAAAACTCAAGGGCGAACTCGTAATCTTAGCTAGGCAAGCTGAGGTGACAGAAATGGAATTGCAAACCCTTCGTAAGCAAATTGTAAAGGAGAGCAAAAAGGGTGTGGATCTTTCAAAAGAAGTAGCTTCCCTTAAGGAAGAGCGAAATGAATTGAAGCAGGAGTGTGAAAAGATGAAAGCtaaagtcaaagtcaatggtAATGTGTTGAATGAAGGAGGGGATCCGTGGGCTCTTGTAGATGAGCTGAAACAAGAACTGAATTATGAAAAGGATCTGAATTCCAATCTAAGGTTACAACTTCAGAAAACACAAGAGTCAAATACAGAGTTGATTCTTGCTGTTCGGGACTTAGATGAGATGCTTGAGTCAAAGTCAAAACTTTCTACCGCTCCAAAGTTGCAAGAAGTCAACTCTAAACCAGAgacagatgatgatgaagatcaaAAGGCTTTAGAAGGGATCGTTAGAGAACATAGCGGCATGAAAGATGCATATCTACAAGAGCAAAAGATAATCAATCTTTATAACGAATTAGAGTTGTACAAACGGGATAAAGATGAGCTAGAAATGCAGATGGAGCAGATGGCTCTTGATTTTGAGATTCTAAAGCAGGAAAACGATGACATGTCTTACAAGCTGGAACAAAGTCAACTTCAACAACAGTTAAAGATGCAATATGAATGTTCAGCATCTTACACCACTGTAAGTGAACTCGAAACCCAGATTGAAAACTTAAATACTGAGCTTAAATTGAAATCCGAAGAATTAGCGGCATCGCTTGTTGCAATTAAAGAGCTTGAAAGTCATATCAAGAATTTGGAAGAAGATTTATGTAATCAAGCTCACAGGTTTGAGGCGGATATGGAAGATTTGATTCGTACAAAAGTTGAGCAGGAGCAGAGAGCCATTCGTGCAGAGGAGGATTTAAGAAAAGTCAAACTACAAAATGCTAGTACAGCTGGCAAACTTCAGGAGGAATTCAGAAAATTATCAACAGAAATGGCATCCACTTTTCAAGAAAGTGAGAATGCAGCCATGAAAGCCATTGATGAAGCCAATCAACTCAGGGTAGAGAAAAGGCAGCTTGACGagatggtcaagaaagtcaaAGAAGAGTTTGACTTTCTCTCGAACCAGTATGAAAACAAATTGGTTGATCTTTCAAACCAGATAACTCTAAAGTCGAAACATTTAGAGGACATGGAAAAACACATTGAAAACTTATCTCATGAGCTTAAACATCAAAAAACAAGTTATAATGCCAAGATTGACAATCTTGAAGAAGAAAAAAACTATCTTGAAAATAAGATTTGTTTGGTGAAGACAGAATTGGAGAGTTCAAAGGAGGAGTTGAGAAATGTTATAAACGATAAGGATAATGAAGTTAAAAGGTTGCTATCAGAGACGGAACGACTAAAATCCAGATGTAATGACATGAAACAGTTCCTTAAAGAGAATGAATTAGAGAAAGAAAATCTGGAAAAACAGGTATCTCAATTAAAAGGCGATCTCAAGAAGAAAGATGAAGCAATTTGTAGCAATTTGAAGGACAGAATCAAAATACTTGAG GGTCAAATAAAGCTTAAGGAAACTGCATTAGAATGCTCTGAAGCTTCGTTTTTAGAGAAAGAAAAAGATCTTAAACATATAATCGAAGAGTTGGAAAGACGACTGGAGGTTCTTGATCAAAACATAGAAAATTTACAG GTTGCTACAGCTCAAAATTCAAACTCTTCAACCATAAG TGACGACGATGTCATTGAACCTGAGATTAAGAAGACCGAGGATGAGCAAATGTTTGAGGTATCGTCAAATGAAATGGAGTTATTAAACAAAAACAAGTGTATGGAAATAGAATTGAAGGAAATGCAAGAAAGATATTCAGAAATAAGTCTAAAGTTTGCAGAGGTAGAGGGTGAGAGGCAACAGCTTGTAATGACCCTAAGAAGCATCAGGAACAAAAAGAAATGCTAG